The region CGTTGACGCTTTGGTTGAGGCTCTTCATCTAAGACAACTGACATCTCACTCTCTGAATCGCCATCCGCTTCTGCCTCTGGTTTCGATGACTTTGTGTTTTTACTACTTGCATTAGAGTCATCTGCAGCCTTTTTCTTGGCCAAGCTAGACTCGGGTTTCGGCGTTGTTTTAAGCTTTGTTTCTGTGGTTGTCACGCCCTCTGTatcctcgtcatcaacaTCGCTATTTCCATCGCTATTTCCATCGCTCTCTGTACTCGTCTTGCGGCGTTTACGGGATTTCGAGGAGGCCATTGGTTTGGCTCGTTTAGTAGGCTTTGAGGGGAACGTTTTTGCTCTCTTGTTTCCCCCCTCGTCTGCGTCTGAATCCTGCGCTGCGGCATCTTGTGCTTCCTACAGACGCGTCGAAAATCAGTACGCATCCTATATACGTCTTTGAACGATCACCTACCACTTCATCTTTAATTATCGTGTCGCTCCTGGCTTTCCAATCGTCATTCGATTTAAAGAAGCCTTCTTGTAATTTTAAAGCTTTCTCAGCCGCCAATCGAACGCGTTTAACCGTCAATTCCTCCATCTTGCCTGTCTTGAAGATTCTGGCGACTGCCTCGCGTAAAGCTCTCTCCAGTTCCTTGTCGGAGGGGTGCGGCGGTGTCGCCGACTGGTCAggctctgactctgaatCAGAATCGGCGACGGTATATCGTGGAGACATGTTTCGCGCCTTTCAATAAACTTGTGGCTCTATAAATGGCGTTGTCGCGAGAGGCTGTAATATCAAACCCGCGCGGAGCTTCGAGAACACGTGCTGGATACGGaaaggagcttgaagggAGCTTAACCAGAATGCCAGTGAACAAGCTGTAGCCAGGCTGAAATTAGTCGATAACAAATAAGAATCGTATAAGTTAGTATTAAGTCAAAAAGGTCAATAATCTTCAAGCTGTCTTCCCGCCAATCCTGACATAGCGTCTACAGCAATAATGCTCCGGAATGGCCTCGGATCCTCCACTAGATGCGGCTCGGTTCGAATCGGCCTTGGGTGCCGCTGACAAAGCCACAGCTTATTGTCCTCGACTCTTTCTGAGCCCCATCTATAAACGTCCGCCAGCAGCTTAATAACTATTGAATCAGAATTAGCTATAGAAAATACGACTGTGATCTTCTAGACACTCACTCACAGAGTCAACAGATAACTCACGCAATTCGCCGCTCATATACAGATAGAGACCATGGCAGACGAGCCGCAGTCGCAACCGCATTCGCGGCCAAATCCTACGACACTCTTCCCCCATACCACAACAGGAACCCCAGAGagcccatcatcatcctctgaTAACAAGAATGATGGCTCGAAGTTGCCGGTGATACGGCGCGATGAGGACGGGAAATCATACGTCCTAGACAAGAATGGGAAACCGTACGTCTTGTTCAGATACAAGCTATGCATTTCCCCTGGATTTTTCCAACACAATACAAATGGAGACATGAAAAAATAAACCACTAACGTGAGACATCCCTTGAACAGATGCCGTCTCTGCACTTCCGCCGCCGCATGGCGTAACTTGACAAAAAAATCCAAAGCCTCAACGGCCGCCGCTTCCACCACGACGACCACTCAGCCCCAATCTCAGAGTAATAGCACCGGCGCCAGCACCGAATGCCCACCTGACGTCGAAGCCCTCGGCCGCTCAACCTGGACCCTCCTTCACAGTCTCACAGCGACATACCCCGAAAAGGCCTCACCAAGCGAACAGACCGAGATGAAGTCGTTCCTCACATTGTTGTCAAAGTTATATCCATGCTGGGTCTGCGCAGACGATTTCCGGAACTGGATGGCGGAGCCAAGTGGTAAGAACCAGCCGCGACTCGGCGGGAGAAGTGAGTTTGGGAATTGGATGTGCGAGGCGCATAATGAAGTGAATCGAAAGCTGGGGAAGAAGGAATTCGATTGTCGTTTTTGGGAAGAAAGGTGGAAGGATGGGTGGAAGGATGGGAGGTGTGATTGAGTCTAATCACTGGGTATGAGTGAGGTTTGCTTGCTGGGTGTGTACCGGCCTGAGCTGTGAGAGGCTTTCTGCCATGAATTATGTATCTTTTACGTGGAGTGTACAATAGATAGACTAGACATCTCCCAATCCTTGCTTACATGCATTGCATTCGCATAAAAAACTATTTAATTACAACGCTCAAGAATTATAGAAGACAGGCAACAGATCCATATATCTATGTAACAGACCTTAGGACCATGATTAAGTCCATAAGAAGATAGAAGTCCACTTTTCTATCTTTAAGCATAACCCATCACACGTCGTCAGGGGATTAGAGTTGGCTAGGGACATACAACCGCAGTCCACTCGCCGGCGCGCCAATTTCAGTCACTTCAGATATCCGATCGACGCTACCCTTATATTGTTCATGATATTTGGCACCGGTGAACGGATCTGAGACGCTGGGGGATCCGCTATAGATAGGCGTATGGGACGCCGCGCAAATGTCGAACTCCGCAAACTGGTCGAATTCAATCTCAATACTATCCTGAGGGTTACGCTCGCATTGAGCCTTGACCTTCTTAGCCTGCAATAAAAAGTTAGAACCTAATTCAGACAAACCAAAACCCAAATGATAGAATAAAAAAACTAACCTGATCCAAGAGCTTAGCAGAACCACCATTGGCCAGCATGCGGTTGGCGAAGCTGAGGGCAGACGAGTAGTTCTTGTGAGTAAACGCAAGTTTCATTGCTGCCATGAGAGCCAGTTGCCTGTGGGCAACCTCCAGCTTGGGAATAGTGAAGTAGGCAGAAAGCTCAAGGCTTCGCTTGAGTCCCTCGGGCGTATCTGTTGAAAGAGCTCGGCGTTCTAACTCAATAGTCATTGCAAGGATATATTCTCGAGAAGTTGCAATGATCTTCTTTGCTTGCTCAACCTCCGCCTCGGACGAAACAACGTTTACAAGAACCGAGTAGAGGAtgttcttgaagatcttAACACCGTCCTCCAACTTGTTAGCTCTCATGGCGGCGTAACCCTCTTGCAAGTCGACACTAGCAATAGTTTCAAGGTCCCTGGGGATGGCGGGCAGCACTTTCCGGCTGTCAGTTTCGTCAACAGTTCGTCGAACATAGTTGACAAGCGGGGGGAGGCCGGGAGTTGCAGAAAGATAGGTCTTGGAGGCTTTGAAAATTTCGAGGAACCTAGGCTTGAGAGGAGCAAagtgaacagctccaactTGGCGGTTGAGAAGCTGCATCGCGGTATCGAAagaaccagcagcaacatgatCGGCTGCCAAAGGAGAGTTACGAGCCCAGAGATCGGCTTCAACGCTGCCAGCTCCTGCTTCGGCGCTGTCAACATTGACAAAGTCAACGTCTTCCTCGACGTTAATTTCGTCGCCCATATCCCAACCAGcagcgtcttcatcctcatcttctagAGCTTCACCCGCAGTAAcagcgccttcttcttcaggctCGAAGCCCAGTTCagcggcttcttcatcgcctgcGCTAACTTCCCCAAGCAAGGCTTTCTCAAACGATGAGTGTGCAGCAGCCTTGACGGGCCAGCTTGCCTTGTAGGTGGCAACAATAGGTTGCGGTATCTGTGGAGGAGCTTCAATAGTCGGGAGGGAGACTTGGTCTTCACTTAGACCAACCACCTCGAGGATGGATTCGGCTTCCTCAGTCAATCCATGAGCCTTGGCAGTGAGGTATGCAAGGGGGTCTGAATGTGGTTAGAAGAGCTCCACTTTGTATAGGTTAGAACAAGTTTCAACTTACAGAGATCCACCTCTTTGAACATCTGAATCCTATCCTCAACATCGCCCCGGTAAATGGCATTCTGGAAGCGGGAGGTGAAGTCCCCGCGGTGCTCCGcgatcttcgccatccttgACAGCTTCTCCTGATCACCAATAGACAGGTAAAGGAACGACAGCTTATCAAAGTTTCGTTGTTTCTGGTAAGCCATTTCCACGATCTGATGGTTTCCATGTGCCAGTGCCTCGATACCAAGCCGGTTCCACAGGTTGGGACGGTCCAGCTCTCTAGCCATCTCGATTGCGACGTCCAGGTTACCGCACTCCAACGCAAGCTCGAAACGTGTCTGAGGGTCTTGGACGAACTGGAGAGCAATTTCCGGATAGCCCTTCTTCTGCAAATAGGAGATGATACTCTGACCGACCAAGCTGGATGTCTTTATGATTTGCAGCATCTCATCGTAGTTCCTCTTAACAAGGGCGAGCTTAAAGCGGTATTCGGTGGGATCAatttccaaggttcttggttTAGCATTCCGATCCAGGCAATAGACGCTTCGGCCTTTGACCTTGACCAGATAAACTGTCTGATCCAAAGTCCGGATGATACCATTGTCACTACGGTAGAGTTAGCTCAATCTGTAGCTTTTTAGAAGCACTAGTAAGGAGGCTTACCCGTTCAAAAGAGAGTACTTCACGTGGTTCAAGGTGGAGTAAAGAAGGACGCCAGCGTCATCCCAAGCCGCGCTTTTAATACGGATAGTCTCGTGTAAACTGCTCACTTGCTCCAAAGTCTTTGTGACAATGGTGACGTTGTGCTTGCTGAGCAATGCTGCATAGAGCCCATCGTTTGACCATACAACGTACTTGACGCCGCTCACAGCCAATTCCG is a window of Aspergillus nidulans FGSC A4 chromosome VI DNA encoding:
- a CDS encoding flavin-linked sulfhydryl oxidase (transcript_id=CADANIAT00010052) — translated: MADEPQSQPHSRPNPTTLFPHTTTGTPESPSSSSDNKNDGSKLPVIRRDEDGKSYVLDKNGKPCRLCTSAAAWRNLTKKSKASTAAASTTTTTQPQSQSNSTGASTECPPDVEALGRSTWTLLHSLTATYPEKASPSEQTEMKSFLTLLSKLYPCWVCADDFRNWMAEPSGKNQPRLGGRSEFGNWMCEAHNEVNRKLGKKEFDCRFWEERWKDGWKDGRCD
- a CDS encoding coatomer subunit alpha (transcript_id=CADANIAT00010053) produces the protein MLTKFESKSSRAKGIAFHPKRPWILVSLHSSTIQLWDYRMGTLIDRFEEHDGPVRGIDFHPTQPLFVSGGDDYKIKVWNYQTRRCLFTLNGHLDYVRTVFFHPELPWILSASDDQTIRIWNWQNRSLICTMTGHNHYVMCAQFHPTEDLIASASLDQSVRIWDISGLRKKHSAPTTMSFEDQMARANNAQADMFGNTDAVVKFVLEGHDRGVNWVAFHPSLPLIVSAGDDRLIKLWRMSDTKAWEVDTCRGHFQNASACLFHPHQDLILSVGEDKTIRAWDLNKRTPVQSFKRDVDRFWVIAAHPEINLFAAGHDTGVMVFKLERERPASAVYQNQLFYITKEKHVKSFDFAKNVESPSMLSLRKLGSPWVPPRTLSYNPAERAVLVTSPADGGVYELINLPRDATGAIEPTDVKRGQASSAVFVARNRFAVFSQANQQVDIKDLSNSTTKSIKPPAGTTDIYFGGTGSLLFITPTSVVLFDIQQKKQLAELAVSGVKYVVWSNDGLYAALLSKHNVTIVTKTLEQVSSLHETIRIKSAAWDDAGVLLYSTLNHVKYSLLNGDNGIIRTLDQTVYLVKVKGRSVYCLDRNAKPRTLEIDPTEYRFKLALVKRNYDEMLQIIKTSSLVGQSIISYLQKKGYPEIALQFVQDPQTRFELALECGNLDVAIEMARELDRPNLWNRLGIEALAHGNHQIVEMAYQKQRNFDKLSFLYLSIGDQEKLSRMAKIAEHRGDFTSRFQNAIYRGDVEDRIQMFKEVDLYPLAYLTAKAHGLTEEAESILEVVGLSEDQVSLPTIEAPPQIPQPIVATYKASWPVKAAAHSSFEKALLGEVSAGDEEAAELGFEPEEEGAVTAGEALEDEDEDAAGWDMGDEINVEEDVDFVNVDSAEAGAGSVEADLWARNSPLAADHVAAGSFDTAMQLLNRQVGAVHFAPLKPRFLEIFKASKTYLSATPGLPPLVNYVRRTVDETDSRKVLPAIPRDLETIASVDLQEGYAAMRANKLEDGVKIFKNILYSVLVNVVSSEAEVEQAKKIIATSREYILAMTIELERRALSTDTPEGLKRSLELSAYFTIPKLEVAHRQLALMAAMKLAFTHKNYSSALSFANRMLANGGSAKLLDQAKKVKAQCERNPQDSIEIEFDQFAEFDICAASHTPIYSGSPSVSDPFTGAKYHEQYKGSVDRISEVTEIGAPASGLRLYVPSQL
- a CDS encoding putative transcriptional regulator (transcript_id=CADANIAT00010051); amino-acid sequence: MSPRYTVADSDSESEPDQSATPPHPSDKELERALREAVARIFKTGKMEELTVKRVRLAAEKALKLQEGFFKSNDDWKARSDTIIKDEVEAQDAAAQDSDADEGGNKRAKTFPSKPTKRAKPMASSKSRKRRKTSTESDGNSDGNSDVDDEDTEGVTTTETKLKTTPKPESSLAKKKAADDSNASSKNTKSSKPEAEADGDSESEMSVVLDEEPQPKRQRQKKSTGTTSAKGRKKAPTKAKDADVDPNQAEIKRLQGWLIKCGIRKMWARELAPYDTPKAKIKHLKDMLKDVGMEGRYSLEKARQIKEERELREDLEMVQEGAKRWGKDTANDDSDSGRRRRMNRGRKALAFLESDGEETD